The Lacticaseibacillus pabuli region AGAAATCTTGCCCCGTACACGCGCATGGCGCTTTGCACGAGTCTTGTTCTTATCTGGCTTAGAAATCACAATGTTCACCTCTTGTTTATTTGTGGAAACTAGAATTCATCTAGTTTTACTTACCAGTCTTACCTTCCTTACGACGGACAACTTCGTCCTCGTAACGAATACCCTTACCCTTGTAAGGTTCAGGGGCGCGAACGGAACGAATTTCCGCTGCGAACTGGCCAACTTCTTGTTTGCTAATACCGCTAACTACGATACTAGTTGTGGAAGGAACTTCGACGCTAACGCCTTCTGGTGCTTCCATCTCAACTGGGTGGGAGTAACCAACGTTAAGCACGAGCTTCTTACCCTGCATCTGGGCACGGTACCCAACCCCAACCAGGGTCAAGTTCTTTTTGAAACCATCCGTAACACCTTCAACCATGTTGCTGAAGTTAGAACGGGTAGTACCGTGCACAGCCTTAAAGGAATCATCTTCACGAGTGAACTTTACTTCGTCGCCTTCAACGCTCATTTGGATATCAGCGCTGAATTCGCGGGTAAGTTCGCCCTTGGGACCCTTAACCGTAACTTCGTTGCCGTTTTCGTTAACGGTAACACCGGCAGGAATCTTAACAACTTTATAACCGATACGACTCACAGGTGCGCACCTCCTTCTTTATTTGTATATTACCAAACGTAAGCGAGAACTTCGCCGCCGACGTTCTTAGCGCGGGCTTCCTTATCGGTCATAACACCGGTGGAAGTGGAGATGATGGCAATACCAAGACCGTTCAGGACCTTAGGCACTGCATCAGCCTTAACGTACGTGCGCAGGCCAGGCTTGGAAATACGCTTCAAACCAGAAATGACACGTTCGTTGTTCTTGCCATACTTGAGGAAGACACGGATTTCGCCTTGCTTGTCGTCTTCGATGACTTCATAGTCGCGGATGAAACCTTCACTCTTCAGAATCTCTGAAAGTGAGATCTTCATCTTGGACGCAGGAATTACAAGACTTTCGTGGCGAACCATGTTCGCGTTACGAATGCGGGTCAAGTAATCTGCAATAGGATCAGTCAGGACCATTGATTAAACCTCCTTTGGTTAGGTAAATGCTACCAGCTAGCCTTCTTCAGACCAGGAATCTGTCCAGCATGAGCTAACTCGCGAAGGCAAATCCGGCAAAGCTGAAACTTGCGGTATACAGAGTGTGGCCGACCACAGCGTTTGCAGCGGGTGTATTCCTGCACTGCAAACTTAGCCGGGCGCTCGTTCTTGATAATGAGAGACTTCTTAGCCAAGTGGTAGACCTCCTTTATTTAGCAAATGGCATCCCGAATTGTGTAAGCAATTCGAGTGCTTCTTCATCAGTGTTAGCAGTTGTAACGATTACAACGTCCAAGCCGCGTACACGGTTGACCTGATCGTAGTCGATTTCTGGGAAGATCAATTGTTCGCGTACACCAAGTGTGTAGTTACCGCGACCATCAAAACTCTTAGCAGAAACACCACGGAAGTCACGCACACGTGGAAGTGAAACATTGATGAGCTTGTCAAGGAAGTCGTACATACGATCGCCGCGAAGTGTTACCTTCGCACCGATAGCCTGACCTTCACGCAGACGGAAGCCCGCGATAGACTTCTTAGCCTTGGTGATGAGTGGCTGCTGGCCAGAGATAAGCTTGAGCTCTGCAACTGCTTCGTCAAGGAGCTTAGCATTCTGAGTAGCGTCACCGACACCCATGTTCAAGACAATCTTGTCAATCTTTGGCGTCTGCATTGTTGACTTGTATGAAAACTTGTCAGTGAGTGCAGGTGCGATTTCTTTGCTGTAGCGTTCTTTTAAACGGTTAGCCATGAAAATTGGGTCCTCCTTCCTGCTTACTTGTCAAGTGCGTCGCCGGACTTCTTGGCTACACGCACACGCTTGCCGTCAGTGACCTGCACGCCAACACGAGTTGGTTTGCTGTCCTTAGGGTCAAGCAACATTACGTTAGACACGTGGATTGCTGCTTCCGTATCGATTACACCGCCATTGGGGTTAACCGTCGTTGGCTTCACGTGCTTTTTGATCATATTGACACCTTCGACAACCACACGGTCCTTACCTTTAAGGATCTTGGTTACGGTGCCTTCCTTGCCAGCGTCTTTTCCACGCATAACTCGGACTTTATCACCAGTTTTGATAAACATGTTGCACCTCCTCTAGTGGGGAAAATTACAGAACTTCGGGTGCCAGGGAAACAATCTTCATGAAGTCCTTGTCACGCAGTTCACGAGCGACAGGGCCAAAGATACGCGTACCCTTAGGCGACTTGTCGGCATTGATGATAACGGCTGCGTTTTCATCGAACTTGATGTAAGAACCATCGTTACGACGTGCACCAGACTTGGTCCGGACAATCACGGCCTTAACGACGTCAGCTTTCTTGACAACACCACCTGGCGTAGCCTGCTTAACAGTTGCTACAACGACATCACCGATGTTACCGGTCTTGTGGAATGAACCGCCAAGCACCTTAATTACGAGGATTTCGCGTGCACCGGAGTTGTCTGCCACTTTGAGGCGACTTTCTTGTTGAATCACTATTGTGTCCTCCTTTCGTCACGGAATTCTGTTAAATGATAACTGCTTTCTCAACGATCTTGAGCAAGCGGAACCGCTTCTGCTTAGATAGCGGACGAGTTTCCATAATCTGAACGGTATCGCCAACTTTGGCTTCGTTCTGTTCGTCGTGGGCGTAGTACTTTTTGGAGTACTTAACGCGCTTGCCATACGTTGGGTGAGTCTTAGTTGTGCTGACCTCAACGGTGATGGTTTTGTCCATCTTAGCAGAAACCACGCGTCCCTGATAAACTTTGCGACTGTTGCGTTCTTCCAAGGTTAAGTCTCCTTTCCTACTTGCTCAATTCCTGCTGACGCAGGACCGTCTTAATCCGGGCAATGTTCTTCTTGACCTGCTTTAAACGAGCAGTGTTTTCAAGTTGACCGGTAGCTTGCTGGAAACGCAGATTGAAGAGTTCTTCTTTGTACTGCTTTTCCTTATCAAGCATTTCAGCAGCGCTCAATGCGGTAATTTCTTTAGCCTTCATTTGATTGCCCACCTACTTCCTCACGCTTAATAATCTTGGTACGGATTGGGAGTTTGTTGGATGCAAGACGCAGAGCTTCACGAGCGACGTCGGCTGGAACACCAGCAACTTCGAACATGACCTTCTCGCGCTTAACAACGGCTACCCAGCCAGTTGGTGCACCCTTACCATTACCCATACGAACCCCAACACCCTTACTGGTGTAGGACTTCTGTGGGAAAATCCGAATCCAAACCTGACCGCCACGTTTCATGTAACGAGTCATAGCAACACGGGCAGCTTCAATCTGACGGTTTGAAATCCAGTGGGATTCCAAAGCTTTCAGACCGTATTCCCCGAAACTAACTTTTTTGCCGCCTTTAGCGGCACCACGCATCTTACCACGGAATTCGCGGCGATGTTTTACACGCTTAGGTACAAGCATCGGTTACTTCGCTCCCTTCGCAGAGTTCTTCTTGTCTGGAAGAATTTCGCCACGGTAGATCCAGGTTTTAACACCCAGCTGACCATATGTGGTACGAGCTTCCACCCAAGAGTAGTCAATATCCGCACGCAATGTGTGCAGAGGAACAGTTCCTTCAGCGTAATGTTCACGCCGGGAAATGTCAGCACCGTTCAAACGGCCGGAAACCTGGGTCTTAATACCCTTGGCACCTGCACGCATGGTACGCTGCATGGTCTGCTTCATTGCGCGACGGAAGGCGATCCGCTGTTCAAGCTGCTGGGCGATGTTTTCGCCGACAAGCTTGGCATCCAGATCAGGCTTCTTAATTTCAACAATGTTAATGTGCACGTTGCGGCCGGTAAGTTCAGCAAGCTGCTTACGCAGTGCTTCAACTTCAGAACCACCCTTACCGATAACCATACCTGGCTTAGCGGTGTGAATGGAAATGTTGACCTTGTTTGCGGCACGTTCGATTTCGATGGTCGAGACAGACGCATCGGCTAACTTCTTATTGATGAAGTCCCGAATCTTGATATCTTCGTGCAGGAAAGTAGCGAAATCCTTTTCAGCATACCACTTAGCTTCCCAGTCACGAATAACACCAACACGGAATCCATTTGGATTAATCTTGTGACCCACGCTCTATCCCTCCTTATGCTTCTTTTTCTGCAACAGTCACAGTGATGTGGCTAGTGCGCTTGTTGATTGGTGATGCAGAACCCTTAGCACGAGGACGGAACCGCTTGAGGGTTGGGCCTTCGTTAACATAAGCGTCCTTAACGTACAGATTCTGTGCGTCAAGATCAAAGTTGTTCTCGGCATTTGCAATGGCACTCTTCAGTACCTTTGTAATAATAGGTGAACCAGCGCGAGGCGTGAATTCAAGAATAGCGAGAGCTTCATCTGCTTGGCGACCGCGGATCAGATCGATTACAAGACGTGCCTTGCGGGCAGCAATCCGAACCGTCTTCGCTGTAGCGGTTGCTGAGGTAATTGTTTCAGCCATGATTAGATTGCTCCTTTCTAACGGCGTACCGTCGTCTTGTCGTCAATTGCGTGACCACGGAAGGTACGGGTTGGTACGAATTCACCGAGCTTGTGACCAACCATGTCTTCGGTAACGAATACCGGGACGTGCTTGCGACCGTCATAAACGGCAAAGGTGAACCCGATGAAACTTGGGAAAATGGTTGAACGACGTGACCATGTCTTGATGACAGGCTTGTTGTCGTTATCTTGCATTGCTTCAACCTTCTTAAGAAGGGAAGCATCTGCAAAAGGTCCTTTTTTAAGACTGCGACCCATTGTGTGACCTCCTTAACGTATGCTAGTAGCTTACTTGTGCTTACGGTGACGAATAATGAACTTCTCGGACTGAGCCTTGTGACTACGGGTCTTCTTACCAAGAGTCTTCTTACCCCATGGGGACAGAGGACTTGGACGACCGATAGGAGCCTTACCTTCACCACCACCATGTGGGTGATCGTTAGGGTTCATTACAGAACCACGAACGGTAGGACGGAAGCCGAGCCAGCGTTTGCGACCAGCCTTACCAATTGAGATAAGGGCATGTTCGGAGTTACCAACTTCACCAATGGTTGCGCGGTTAACGGCGAGGATCATACGAACTTCACCGGATGACAGACGTACTGAAACGTACTTGCCATCATGACCAAGAACCTGTGCGGAAGCACCGGCACTACGAGCGAGCTGACCACCCTTACCAGGCTTGAGTTCGATGTTGTGAACGGTAGTCCCATCAGGAATTTCGGAAAGAGGCATGGTGTTACCAACTTTGATATCAATACCAGAGCCGGAAACAACGACGTCCCCTGCCTTAAGACCCTTAGGTGCGATGATGTAGGTCTTAACCCCATCTTCGTATGTGAGCAGGGCAATGTTTGCCGTGCGGTTTGGATCGTATTCAATGGCTGTAACCTTAGCGTTTACGCCATCTTTCTGCCGCTTGAAGTCAATCACACGGTAGAACTGTTTGTTACCACCGCCACGATGACGGACAGTAATCTTACCACGTGCGTTACGGCCGGCAGTGTGGCTCTGGCTTTCAAGAAGTGTCTTTTCAGGCTTCTTTTTGGAGATACCAGCAAAGTCAGATACTGACATGTTCCGGCGGCCGTTTGTGGTTGGTTTGTACTTAATAATCGCCACGATTTTTACCTCCTATTTAGAATTAATCGCCAAAGATTTGAATGTCTTTGGAGTCTTTCGTCAGGGTTACGATGGCCTTGCGACGACGACGCGTCACACCTTCATAACGACCCTGGCGCTTCTTCTTACCGCGAACATTCGCAATGTTAACGTTCTTAACGTTTACACCGAAGATTTCTTCAGCAGCACGACGAACTTGCGTCTTGTCTGCATTCAGAGCAACTTCAAAGGTGTACTTGCGGTTGTCCATTTCGGCGGTAGACTGTTCGGTAATGATCGGGCGAAGAATTACATCGCGTGCATCCATTATGCGAACACCTCCTCAATCTTTTGGAGAGCTGCCTGTGTTACAACCAGCTTCTTTGCGTTGACAATGTCGAGTACGTTGATGCCTTCTGCTTCAACGACCTTAACGTTTGGCAAGTTGCGTGCTGAAAGAGCAGCGTTATCGTTGCCTGATTCCAGAACAACAAGTGCCTTCTCGTCAGCCTTAAGACTCTTGAGAGCCTTGGCAAAGTCGGCGGTCTTAGGAGCATCAAAGCTCAAAGCGTCAACTGCAACGAGTGCGTTGTCTGCAACCTTTTCAGAAAGTACGGACTTGAGAGCCAAGCGACGTACCTTCTTAGGAAGCTTGTAACTGTATGAACGTGGGTGTGGTCCGAAGACGATACCACCGCCACGCCATTGTGGGGAACGGATTGAACCCTGACGAGCCCGACCAGTACCCTTCTGACGCCATGGTTTGCGGCCACCACCAGAAACTTCGTGGCGGTTCTTAACCTTGCTAGTACCCTGGCGAAGAGAAGCACGCTGCATGATGATAGCGTCGAATACGACGTTATCGTTTGGTTCGATGGCGAAAATTGCATCGTTTAATTCAACTGAGCCGTTTTCTGAACCATCTTGCTTGTACAAAGTAACGTTAGCCATCTGTTAATGTCCTCCCTTCGTAATTATTTGTGATCTGCTTTAACAGCAGTCCGGACGGTGACAAAAGACTTGTTTGCTCCAGGGACGTTACCCTTAATGAGCAATACGTTGTGGTCAAGGTCAGCGGATACGATTTCGAGGTTCTGCATGGTAACTGTCTTGTTACCCATGCGGCCAGGAAGCTTCTTACCCTTGAAGACCTTGTTAATGATGGCACCGAGTGAACCAGGACGACGGTGGTAACGAGAACCGTGGGCCATAGGACCGCGGGACTGTCCGTCCTTCTTGATGTTACCCTGGTAACCGTGACCCTTCGTTGTCCCAGTAACATCAACGATGTCGCCAGCAGCGAATGTGTCAGCCTTAACTTCAGAGCCAACTTCGTAATCGCTAAGCACTACATCGCGGAGTTCCTTAATGAAGCGCTTAGGGGTGGTGTTCGCCTTCTTAGCGTGCCCTTGAGCAGGCTTGTTGGTCAGAACTTCACGCTTGTCGCCAAACCCAAGCTGAACGGCTTCGTAGCCATCAGTTTCGTTTGTCTTAACCTGGAGAACAACGTTAGGTGTTACATCAACAACAGTAACAGGAACGAGTTCGCCGTTTTCGGTAAAGACTTGGGTCATGCCGACCTTTTTACCTAAGATTCCTTTACGAAACATGGGTGCACCTCCAATTTCCTAATAGATTAAAGTTTGATCTCAATGTCAACGCCGCTTGGAAGATCAAGCTTCATCAGCGCGTCAACAGTTTTTGGTGTTGGGTTTACAATATCAATGAGACGCTTGTGCGTACGCATTTCAAACTGTTCCCGAGAATCCTTGTACTTGTGGGGAGAACGCAGCACCGTGTAAAGTGTACGTTCTGTTGGGAGTGGGATTGGGCCTGAGATAGCAGCGCCGGTGCGCTTAGCTGTCTCAACAATCTTCTCCGCGGACTGATCGAGAATCCGGTGTTCGTAAGCCTTAAGCCGGATCCGAATCTTTTGATTTGCCATTGTGTTTCCTCCTTCGTCTATTATCAGTAGTAGACTAGCTCCGTGAAAATTACCAACTCGCTGCCGTGGCAAAGCGGCCGGGCGTGTCGCAACCTCTCACATCCACGCTACTCCGCGCCAACAACCATCAGGACGCACAGGACGTCCTTGATAATCAGCACTCCTAATACTATACAGCACGTAAAGGCCGATATCAAGCCTTTTATACAGACTTTTTCACTGGCTCGGAAAATTCTTTTCAGGCGGGCGAAAGACCGTTTCCAAAATTTTCATTTTGGACTTGTACGACGTGTCAAGACAGGTATAATTTGGCTTAAATAACCGAATTTAAACTCGAAAGAAGGAATTCCCATGTCGAAGGCCCTACTCATCATCGATTATACCAACGATTTTGTCGCAACGGATGGTGCTTTAACAGCAGGAAAACCCGCGCAAGCCATCGCGCCACGAGTCAACGCACTCGCCCAGCAATTTTTGACTGCCGGGGATTTTGTTTTTCTACCGACTGACCAACACGTACCGGGTGACCCCTACCACCCCGAAACAAAATTGTACCCACCGCATAATGTTGAAGGCACGCCAGGTCGTGATTATTATGGGGAACTTCAGACCTGGTATGAGGCCAACAAGGGCAACGCCCGCGTCATGGCATTCCCGAAACATCGGTACTCTAGTTTTGCCGGGACACCCTTAGATCAGTGGTTACGTGAACGTGGTGTTACCGACGTGCACATCATTGGTGTCTGCACGGATATTTGTGTCTTGCACACCGCAATTGATGCCTATAACTTGAACTACAAGATTACCATTCACCAAGATGCCGTCGCAGCATTCAATCCTGAGGGCCAAACGTTTGCACTCGCCCACTTCAAAAATGTTTTGGGTGCTACCGTCGTCTAGCGGGAGTTCCCTCTATTATAGAAGAAACGAATTCTTCACGATCACTTTGTCCCCGCACGCGGATACTCCTGCCGATAGACGCTGCTGGCTAGAGCGTCCCTGCATTGATGACACACTGCAACGCAAAAACGCCGCCCGCAACTGAATGCGGACGGCGTTTTTGTGTGAACTTTAGCAAGTAATCAGATGATTACTGGCCACCGTTCTTCTTGATGATTTCTTCTTGGATGCTCTTTGGCACTGCTTCGTAGTGGTCAAAGGTCATCGTGAAGGTACCACGACCCTGGGTAGCGGAACGAAGTGTCGTCGCGTAACCGAACATTTCAGCAAGTGGCACCATAGCGTTAACCGCCTGGGCGTTACCACGTGCTTCCATACCTTCGACACGACCACGACGAGCCGTAACCTGGCCCATGATGTCCCCGAAGTTATCTTCAGGTGCGATAATTTCAACCTTCATGATAGGTTCGAGGATAACGGCGCCGGCATCCTTAGCAGCGTTCTTAAGGGCCATTGATGCGGCAACCTTAAATGCGGCTTCAGATGAATCGACTTCATGGTAACTACCATCGTAGAGCTTAGCCTTAACGTCGATCAGAGGGTAACCTGCAAGAACACCATTTTCCATGGATTCCTTCAGACCTTGTTCAACGGATGGGATGTATTCACGAGGAACAACACCACCGACAATGGCATCTTCGAACTCGAAGCCCTTGCCTTCTTCGTTAGGTGTAAATTCAACCCAAACATCACCATACTGACCTTTACCACCAGACTGGCGAACAAACTTACCTTGGGCGGAAGCTGACTTCGTGAAGGTTTCACGGTAGGCAACTTGTGGTTCACCAATCTGCGCGTCAACGTTGAATTCACGACGCATACGGTCAACCATGATGTCCAAGTGCAATTCACCCATCCCGGCGATCAGAGTTTCACCGGTTTCAGGGTTCGTTTCAGCACGGAAGGTTGGGTCTTCTTCAGAAAGCTTCTGAATCGCAACATCCAGCTTGTCCCGGTCTTCCTTGGACTTAGGTTCAACGGAAACTTGGATAACTGGTTCTGGGATTTCCATGGATTCAAGAATCAATGGGTGATCCTTATCGGTCAGGGAGTCACCAGTTGTGGTGTTCTTCAAACCGATAACAGCAGCGATATCACCAGAGAAGACTTCAGGGATTTCCTGACGGTGGTTACTGTGCATTTGCAGCAGACGACCAACACGTTCACGGTTGTCCTTGGACGTGTTCTGAACGTATGAACCGGCTTCAAGAGAACCCGTGTAAACACGGATGTAAGTCAAACGACCAACGAATGGGTCGGTAGCAATCTTAAATGCAAGGGCAGCAAATGGCTTGTCGTCCCCAGCAATCAAGGCAACTTCTTCACCAGTATCTGGGTCAGTCGCGTTGTATGGCTTAACGTCCAATGGGCTTGGCAGGTAGTCAACAACACCGTCAAGCAGCATCTGAACACCCTTGTTCTTGAAGGCAGAACCCGCAAATACAGGGAAGAATTCGAGGTCGATGGTGGCCTTACGAATTGCCTTGCGCAAGTCTTCAACAGGAATGTCATCCCCGTTGAGGTAACGGTCCATGATACCATCGTCAACATCGGCAATGGCTTCAATCAGGTCCGTACGTGCAGCCTTAGCATCGTCAAGGTACTCGGCAGGAATGTCAACAACATCCCATTCGGAACCAAGTTCGTCTTCGTCGTAGAGGTCAGCCTTCATATCAAGGAGGTCGATAACCCCTTCGAAGTTGTCTTCAGCACCGATTGGGAGCTGAACGGCATGGGCGTTTGCACCAAGACGGTCGTGGATGGACTGAACAGAGAACTTGAAGTCAGCACCAATCTTATCCATCTTGTTAACGAAAACAATCCGGGGAACACTGTAGGTGGTAGCCTGACGCCAAACGTTTTCAGTTTGTGGTTCTACACCAGCCTGGGCATCCAGAACAGTAATCGCACCGTCAAGGACACGGAGGGAACGTTCAACTTCCATTGTGAAGTCAACGTGCCCTGGGGTGTCGATGATGTTAACACGGTGGCCCTTCCAAACAGCGGTGGTCGCAGCAGAAGTGATGGTAATACCACGTTCCTGTTCCTGAACCATCCAGTCCATTTGAGAAGCACCATCATGGGTTTCACCAATCTTGTGAATCTTACCCGTGTAGTAGAGAATACGTTCGGTCGTCGTGGTCTTACCCGCATCAATGTGGGCCATGATCCCGATGTTCCGGGTCTTTTCAAGTGGGAATTCACGCTTGTTAGCCATGTGAAAAATTTTCTCCTCTCAATTTTTTGCTTAGTTAAGCAACTGAGTTTTTGTAAGTGACGTTTTTATGAAGAAAAAGGCTACTATATGACGAAAGTGCCCGCATATAATAGCCAAATCTCTTACCAACGATAATGTGCAAATGCCCGGTTGGCATCTGCCATCTTGTGGGTATCTTCACGCTTCTTAACTGCGGCACCAGTGTTGTTCGCAGCATCCATGATTTCGCGCGCAAGGCGTTCGTCCATGGTGTGTTCACCGCGCTGACGTGAGTACTGCACAAGCCAGCGAAGGCCGAGCGTCGTACGACGTTCTGGGCGTACTTCGATAGGAACCTGGTAGTTAGAACCACCGATACGACGAGCCTTAACTTCGAGGACAGGCATGATGTTCTTCATCGCCTCTTCGAAAACTTCGACAGGTTCGTTACCGGTTTGCTTCTTGATGATGTCAAAAGCATCATAAAGAATAGTTGAAGCCTTACCGCGCTTACCATCAATCATCAAGTGGTTGATCAAGCGACTTACCAGTTTTGAATTGTAAACTGGGTCTGGCAGGACATCTCGTTTTGATACATTGCCTTTACGTGGCATCCTGATAGCCTCCTATTTCCCGTTATGGGAGTAGATTTTTTACGAGATTAAATATTGTTGTTGTTTACTTCTTAGGACGTTTCGTACCGTACTTAGAGCGACTCTGCATACGACCGTCAACACCGGCTGTATCGAGCGCACCACGAACGATGTGGTAACGTACACCAGGCAAATCCTTAACACGGCCCCCACGGATCAGGACAACAGAGTGTTCCTGAAGGTTATGGCCGACACCTGGGATGTAAGCAGTAACTTCAATCAGGTTGGACAGACGCACACGAGCGTACTTCCGCAAAGCGGAGTTAGGCTTCTTAGGTGTCATGGTCCCAACACGAGTAGCAACACCGCGCTTCTGAGGTGCGGGGTTAGTTGTGAGGGACTTGTTCTTGCTGTTGTAACCGAAGTTCAAAGCTGGAGAGTTTGACTTGGTTGTGTGAGATTTACGACCTTGACGTACTAATTGGTTGATAGTAGGCATTTCCAAGGTTCCTCCTTTCAAATTATGTGCTGTTTTATGTCCACACATCCAGGCGGTTCATTTTTTGCGATAAAAAATTGGCCAGCCAGGCGAGCAGATTACTCTAGTGCGTGAGTTATCACAGTGATAACCCGCAATTCGTACCAGCGCGTCCGGCGACCCGAATAAACTGGAAAAAGCACCTTTGATAGTATAACCAGGTTTGCATGCGAATGTCAAACAAAAAACACGCCCGGATGTGT contains the following coding sequences:
- the rplF gene encoding 50S ribosomal protein L6, coding for MSRIGYKVVKIPAGVTVNENGNEVTVKGPKGELTREFSADIQMSVEGDEVKFTREDDSFKAVHGTTRSNFSNMVEGVTDGFKKNLTLVGVGYRAQMQGKKLVLNVGYSHPVEMEAPEGVSVEVPSTTSIVVSGISKQEVGQFAAEIRSVRAPEPYKGKGIRYEDEVVRRKEGKTGK
- the rpsH gene encoding 30S ribosomal protein S8; translated protein: MVLTDPIADYLTRIRNANMVRHESLVIPASKMKISLSEILKSEGFIRDYEVIEDDKQGEIRVFLKYGKNNERVISGLKRISKPGLRTYVKADAVPKVLNGLGIAIISTSTGVMTDKEARAKNVGGEVLAYVW
- a CDS encoding type Z 30S ribosomal protein S14; its protein translation is MAKKSLIIKNERPAKFAVQEYTRCKRCGRPHSVYRKFQLCRICLRELAHAGQIPGLKKASW
- the rplE gene encoding 50S ribosomal protein L5, whose translation is MANRLKERYSKEIAPALTDKFSYKSTMQTPKIDKIVLNMGVGDATQNAKLLDEAVAELKLISGQQPLITKAKKSIAGFRLREGQAIGAKVTLRGDRMYDFLDKLINVSLPRVRDFRGVSAKSFDGRGNYTLGVREQLIFPEIDYDQVNRVRGLDVVIVTTANTDEEALELLTQFGMPFAK
- the rplX gene encoding 50S ribosomal protein L24; the encoded protein is MFIKTGDKVRVMRGKDAGKEGTVTKILKGKDRVVVEGVNMIKKHVKPTTVNPNGGVIDTEAAIHVSNVMLLDPKDSKPTRVGVQVTDGKRVRVAKKSGDALDK
- the rplN gene encoding 50S ribosomal protein L14; translation: MIQQESRLKVADNSGAREILVIKVLGGSFHKTGNIGDVVVATVKQATPGGVVKKADVVKAVIVRTKSGARRNDGSYIKFDENAAVIINADKSPKGTRIFGPVARELRDKDFMKIVSLAPEVL
- the rpsQ gene encoding 30S ribosomal protein S17, coding for MEERNSRKVYQGRVVSAKMDKTITVEVSTTKTHPTYGKRVKYSKKYYAHDEQNEAKVGDTVQIMETRPLSKQKRFRLLKIVEKAVII
- the rpmC gene encoding 50S ribosomal protein L29 — encoded protein: MKAKEITALSAAEMLDKEKQYKEELFNLRFQQATGQLENTARLKQVKKNIARIKTVLRQQELSK
- the rplP gene encoding 50S ribosomal protein L16, which produces MLVPKRVKHRREFRGKMRGAAKGGKKVSFGEYGLKALESHWISNRQIEAARVAMTRYMKRGGQVWIRIFPQKSYTSKGVGVRMGNGKGAPTGWVAVVKREKVMFEVAGVPADVAREALRLASNKLPIRTKIIKREEVGGQSNEG
- the rpsC gene encoding 30S ribosomal protein S3 — encoded protein: MGHKINPNGFRVGVIRDWEAKWYAEKDFATFLHEDIKIRDFINKKLADASVSTIEIERAANKVNISIHTAKPGMVIGKGGSEVEALRKQLAELTGRNVHINIVEIKKPDLDAKLVGENIAQQLEQRIAFRRAMKQTMQRTMRAGAKGIKTQVSGRLNGADISRREHYAEGTVPLHTLRADIDYSWVEARTTYGQLGVKTWIYRGEILPDKKNSAKGAK
- the rplV gene encoding 50S ribosomal protein L22; amino-acid sequence: MAETITSATATAKTVRIAARKARLVIDLIRGRQADEALAILEFTPRAGSPIITKVLKSAIANAENNFDLDAQNLYVKDAYVNEGPTLKRFRPRAKGSASPINKRTSHITVTVAEKEA
- the rpsS gene encoding 30S ribosomal protein S19, producing MGRSLKKGPFADASLLKKVEAMQDNDNKPVIKTWSRRSTIFPSFIGFTFAVYDGRKHVPVFVTEDMVGHKLGEFVPTRTFRGHAIDDKTTVRR
- the rplB gene encoding 50S ribosomal protein L2; protein product: MAIIKYKPTTNGRRNMSVSDFAGISKKKPEKTLLESQSHTAGRNARGKITVRHRGGGNKQFYRVIDFKRQKDGVNAKVTAIEYDPNRTANIALLTYEDGVKTYIIAPKGLKAGDVVVSGSGIDIKVGNTMPLSEIPDGTTVHNIELKPGKGGQLARSAGASAQVLGHDGKYVSVRLSSGEVRMILAVNRATIGEVGNSEHALISIGKAGRKRWLGFRPTVRGSVMNPNDHPHGGGEGKAPIGRPSPLSPWGKKTLGKKTRSHKAQSEKFIIRHRKHK
- the rplW gene encoding 50S ribosomal protein L23, which gives rise to MDARDVILRPIITEQSTAEMDNRKYTFEVALNADKTQVRRAAEEIFGVNVKNVNIANVRGKKKRQGRYEGVTRRRRKAIVTLTKDSKDIQIFGD
- the rplD gene encoding 50S ribosomal protein L4; protein product: MANVTLYKQDGSENGSVELNDAIFAIEPNDNVVFDAIIMQRASLRQGTSKVKNRHEVSGGGRKPWRQKGTGRARQGSIRSPQWRGGGIVFGPHPRSYSYKLPKKVRRLALKSVLSEKVADNALVAVDALSFDAPKTADFAKALKSLKADEKALVVLESGNDNAALSARNLPNVKVVEAEGINVLDIVNAKKLVVTQAALQKIEEVFA
- the rplC gene encoding 50S ribosomal protein L3, with the protein product MFRKGILGKKVGMTQVFTENGELVPVTVVDVTPNVVLQVKTNETDGYEAVQLGFGDKREVLTNKPAQGHAKKANTTPKRFIKELRDVVLSDYEVGSEVKADTFAAGDIVDVTGTTKGHGYQGNIKKDGQSRGPMAHGSRYHRRPGSLGAIINKVFKGKKLPGRMGNKTVTMQNLEIVSADLDHNVLLIKGNVPGANKSFVTVRTAVKADHK
- the rpsJ gene encoding 30S ribosomal protein S10; the protein is MANQKIRIRLKAYEHRILDQSAEKIVETAKRTGAAISGPIPLPTERTLYTVLRSPHKYKDSREQFEMRTHKRLIDIVNPTPKTVDALMKLDLPSGVDIEIKL
- a CDS encoding cysteine hydrolase family protein; the encoded protein is MSKALLIIDYTNDFVATDGALTAGKPAQAIAPRVNALAQQFLTAGDFVFLPTDQHVPGDPYHPETKLYPPHNVEGTPGRDYYGELQTWYEANKGNARVMAFPKHRYSSFAGTPLDQWLRERGVTDVHIIGVCTDICVLHTAIDAYNLNYKITIHQDAVAAFNPEGQTFALAHFKNVLGATVV